DNA sequence from the Papio anubis isolate 15944 chromosome 7, Panubis1.0, whole genome shotgun sequence genome:
CTGCACCCCCAGCTGTGTGCCCCTCCTACATCAGGGGTAAGGCCCAACTCCCTCATCAGCTTCCTTGAACTGTAAATCAAGTTAGATTTGGGGATCTGGGCTCAGTCTCAGGAGCAGATAAAACTGGGATACTCAGCCTCggggaagacaaaagaaaagccacgtaggaaagagacagacagacccTGGGCAAGGGAAGATAGCACAGGGAATGTGACATTAGGGAACAGATGAGGGAGGAGGCGGCTGAGGGAGGGGAGGCCTGGACGGATGAGAAGAGCAAGGGAATATCCTGGGCTTGTACCcatcctcccacccaccaccaaGAGTGCTAAAAACTGCTGCTTCCCAGGAAGACTGAAAGTGGAAGCAGTTCCAGCTTATAACCCTAGGAAGGGGCCAGTCTTTCTGCTATTCATCCCCTGGCCCTGTGAGGGGTCCCTGGACCAGGGTCAGAGGGGCAAGGGGCAGGAGGGGCAGgtggaggatgggggtgggggctggttTAGCTCTAAACACACATCTAGCACCACAACAAGAGACCTCCACTGCACACTGTTTCACGAGGGGACACGGACACAGCTACCACTGCACGGGACAGCTCCACGTGCAGCCCACAGCTGAGTGCCAAGAGCAGAATACAAAGGTTGGGGGCCGGGGgacagacatatacatatatatatatatatatgtgtgtgtgtgtgtatatatatatatatatatataaaaaactctgGTCCTTTGTACAAAgtagggaaggagaaaaaggaaagggggaaCCCTGCTTGGTCACCACAAATGATGATGTGGCTTGAGCCCCCTGTCCCAATGGCCCCAGCCCTGCCACCTGGTAGGTGTGGCTGGTTCACATCTCATTGGAGTATGTGTAGTTGGGGGTGGCGGAATACTGAGTCTGAGGCTGATTCATGGCACCCTGGGCTGCCCCCATGGCTGCATTCTGGGCCGCCTGCTGCACGTGTGGATTCTTCCATGCCCCTGTTGTCCACTCCTCCTGAGCTTTGCTGAAACTCCCCCCACTTCCCCGGTAAAATTTATGAACCTGTAGGAAAAAAGAGCATAAGAAAGGGTtaatcaaagaaaaaagacagcCCATCCAGGAAATAGATGGgacccatctgtaaaaaaataaaacagtgctCCCTCCCTATGCATGCCTCTGTAGGAGAGTCCTGCAGGCCATTCCAGAGTGAGTCTCTTGGAAGACCTCAGGATCCTCTTGTAACTTGGAGGAGGGCTTGTTTCAGAACACAGCCCCTTCCCTAAGCCACCTTCTCACCCTTGAGGGGACCACGTACCATGCTGAGGGCGATGAAGGAAAAGACGGCCATCACTGTGAACATGACAGTGGGAATTAGCATCACCACCGCCGAGCCAATGTTCGTTCCGAAGAAGGAGATGGTGGCAATCCAGCCGCTGCAGGAAGAGGCCAGTGTGGGGCTGCGGGCAGGATGAGCGGTGCCCAGGAGCCCCTCTCCCAGAGGAAGGGACCATCTCATTGTCACAGGGAGGAAACATATCACTGGATGCAGAGGGACCATCTTACTGATACCCAAAGGGCCTGTGTCAGTGGCTCAAGAAGACCCCTTCCCTGTGGCTCAGAGGTGCTCTTCAGATACAACACTTCCTTTCCCCAGATTTTCCCATAATCCCTGACACCCCTCAGCCCCCAAGAAACCACTGCCAGGTTCTCCTTCCCTCTGATGCTATGGCTGTACTACTATACTATCCCGAATCCTCTCACTCTCCCAACAACCCATGTCACTCAGGCCCCATAGGCTAGGCAGCTTAGCACACAAAGGTACACAAAAGATACACCCGCAGTGCCACCCCTTCCAGCCCCAGGCCACACCCCTGCCTCTTACCAGACGCCCCAGCCTGGGATGCCCACGGCCTGGATGATGCTGATGACCAACTGAGCCATGAAGGTAAAGAAGAATGCCATGAAACTGAAGGAGCTGTCAGTCCTGCGGCAGAGGAGGTGGCTCCCGTCACCTAGGCAGAAGGCCAGGGCTTCCCTGCCTTCAAGGCCCCCAAGCCCTTCCAAGTTTAAGTGCGTAATGGACAGAAGACATTTAAAGGCCTTAATTGAGAGGTCAGAATGGGATAGTTTTACCCATACATCTTTGCAAGTTTCCACATGGTAGACCTGTGTGTTGCAACATTGCACAGGGAGGGATTTCCTCATGAACAGACCACCCACTGTTACATGGATGGACGGCTTATTGGCATAGAAATAGATGGCTCCATTGAGGCAGGAATAAACAGTCTCATTGTCAAGGGGATGGACACCGGCACCAAGACAGCTAGCTCCACTGGTACATGGATGGATGGTCCCATAGGCTCAGAGATAGAAAATCGCATTGGCACTAGAATGGACACCCTATTGGCACCAAAATAGTAGCTAATTGGCACTTAGATAGATGGCCTGATTGGCACAAAGAGATTTAAGGCCCCATTAGCATTGAGATGGATATTCTACTGGCACTAAGACAGATAGCCTTGGTACATTGATGAATAGTCACATGGGCACAAAGATTGAAAATGCCATTTGGCACTAGGTGGACACCCACTGGCACCGAGACAGCAAGTTCCACCGATACGTGGATGGGTGTTCCCTTTGGCACACAGTTGGATGACCTCATTGCACATGAACAGCGTCCATGGTGCATGGCTGGCTGGTTCCATTGGCACATGGATAGATGGTGTCCTTGGCACCAAGTCGGCTAGCCCCACAGGTACTAGGATGGGCAGCTCCACCAAGACAGGCAGCCCCACAGGCAAAATTTAACATGCAGCTGCCCGAGGAAGGTGACGACACAAGAAAAAATAGGCCTGGTCTCTCTGTATTTCCCCTACCCAAGGGTAGAGTGAGGAGGAAAGGAACTAACTCTCAGCCCTCTCACCTCAACCTGGTACCCCCAGAAAGCCCAAGCCCAGCCCTACCTAGCAATCTGAGCCAAAGGTGAACAAAGGAAAGTGAGTTTGGgggagggtaaaaaaaaaaaaaagaagtgagaaaagaTACGGAGAAGAGGCAGGGGAGACAGGCAAAGAGACGGCTAGGCACTGCAGTTAGTACCAACCACTTACTTGAAGGCCTTGTAAATGGGCCGAAACCAGCAGACGTAGGAGCAGGGTGTGAAGAGGATGAGCCAGAGAAAGGCGAGGCCAAAGTTGGTGGCTCCCCCGCCTCCGATCAGCCACGCGAGACAGCCCACCAGGTTCACGGCCAGCGTGACGCTGTTCACTGCAGGCCCAGgagcacatgcacacatagagaCAGACACCCAGGCCCATAGAGAGACACATGAGCACACGgacatgggcacacacacaccagtaACACAACAGAGACCCACAATCAAGCCAGGCCAACAgcacagacaaacacagagagaTGCAGATACATTCACAGATTCACACCCACACAAAAGACCCACAACCCATACCAACAAATACATACAGAGACACatgagacacacatacacacacagaggagtAAAGACTGTAAGAAAGCAAGGTGGGAGCTCAAACCAACCGCCGCCCCCACCCCAACAACCCCAGCACCCACTCCTGAGAAATCTGGAGAGCACAGGCTCCAGAACccagagcttctgcccagcaagcCCCTTTGAAGGGCTCCAAAGCCTCAGGGTGGTAAAATGCTTTTGTCCTTATAAGAATGGCTTCAGCCCCTCACCCTCCCAGACTCACAGCAATCACCAAGTCCAGGACATGGGAAACTGACCTTACACTTTCTCTTTCGAAAGAGGGGCAtggaaagggaaaagtaaaaggcCTTGTGGAAATATCTCTTCTAGCCATTGTGCCATCTACCTTGCACTTAAATAGGGCAGGCATTGGCGGCTGgaatctcagtcttttttttttttttgagagagagtctttctctgtcgcccaggctgcagtgcagtggccgatcttggctcactgaaagctccgcctcccgggttcaagccattctcctgcctcagcctcccaagcagttgggactacaggcgcccgccaccatgcccagctaattttttttgtatttttttagtagagacaggttttcaccttgttagccagaatggtctcgatctcctgaccttgtgacccacctgccaaggcctcccaaagtgctgggattacagatgtgagccaccacacctggccttggaaTCTCAGTctttatttaatctatttcttttttttttttttttttttgagatggaatcttgctctgtagcccaggctggagtgcagtggcgtgatctcagctcactgcaacctccacttctcaggttcaagcgattctcctgcctcagcctcccgagtagccgggattacaggcacccgccaccatgcccagctaatttttatatttttagtagagatgggtcttcgccaagttggccaggctggtctcaaactcctgacctcaggtgatccacccacctcggcttcccacagtgccagattataggtgtgagtcactgtgcccagctatctAATCTATTTCTTAGATAACTCTCATGCCAGCTCCTCGAGGAAGTCTTCCTTTGCTACTGCAACCTCATCATCTCCCATCCCTCTGACCTTCTACTGACCTGGGCTGCTCTCAAGTTTCCCCAGATATAAATCCCAGCCCATCAACCAGACTAAAAGTTCCCCAAGAACAGGACCCAGGCTCTCCCTCCTCTGTCCCCACCTCATCTATCTGAACTAGGAGGCATGGTGTCACTGAGTCATGGCCAGCAGGGACCTCAAAGATTTACAGATAAAAGTGATGCTGGTACTAACACACAGCCAGGTCTGTGCAGCACATCATTATCTAACATCAGGGCACTCCCTTCCTCGAAAACAAAGCCAAGTCCACAAAGACCTGCTGAACAAACAAACGAAGGAGGGCTCAATCATGGCCTCAAACAGCCAGGCATCTGTGGTCCTGTCTTCTGAATAAAACTCTTAAGCACCTCAAGGGTTATATACATTTCCTTGGGAGTAAACCACCTGGTGAGTGCCTAGTGAGGACTTAAGGAGATATTTATAGCCCTTAAATCCAGCTTCTGGATGAGATGTTCCCAGGAGGGGAGTTCCCAGAGTCCAGGTCAGACAGTGACCCACAAGCCTGGCCTGACCACCATGTCACCCATCTCAGGGCCCCTCATAATGAGTGGGCATTTCTTCCTGTACATTCAGCTGTATTTCCTCTATCCCTGTTCATTGTCCCAAAATCTCCTGGAGGCTTGGTgttaaaaactgattttatttgcTCTTTATATAGAAAAGACACTAACCTATTACATTGGTTACATCTCTCCCTAGTCCAACCTGTCCCCAGCTCCCTTGCTCAAACACTTCTGCTGCAATTACTCTGCTTCCTCTCTGGAATGGATACCCATGGGCTCAGCCCCTCTCTCTCTAGCGATCAGTTTCTGTCTGTCTTCACTCTTCCCCCTATCCAGCTTAGATTCCATAATTCATTACTCATTTTCTTattccctctcctgccctgtcTTCTGGTCACACTCATCCTAGATGAACATAATTCTCATCTGTACCTGAGCTGAATGTCGCTGAGAAAAAAGGGGACCCCATGAGGAAGACTGGCAGGAGTATAAATTCACATCAGCCAACCTCAAATGGACCTTGTGTATGGCCCAGAAATCTTAGGGGCCAGGTTTCTTTGGAGAGTGTCCTCACTCTCTGTCTACAAACATGGCCATAGCCTCGTCCTGAGCCCACTCTCCCCACTACATCATATTTGATGGAAAAAACAGAAGCCATCAGAGTTAACTTCCTTATTTGCTTCCCAACATCTACAGACTTATCCACACCTGTTCCATCCCCCCTTCT
Encoded proteins:
- the SCAMP5 gene encoding secretory carrier-associated membrane protein 5 isoform X2, translating into MAEKVNNFPPLPKFIPLKPCFYQDFEADIPPQHLSMTKRLYYLWMLNSVTLAVNLVGCLAWLIGGGGATNFGLAFLWLILFTPCSYVCWFRPIYKAFKTDSSFSFMAFFFTFMAQLVISIIQAVGIPGWGVCGWIATISFFGTNIGSAVVMLIPTVMFTVMAVFSFIALSMVHKFYRGSGGSFSKAQEEWTTGAWKNPHVQQAAQNAAMGAAQGAMNQPQTQYSATPNYTYSNEM
- the SCAMP5 gene encoding secretory carrier-associated membrane protein 5 isoform X1, producing MLGPQSLPHQGSGQEVWAGHWADWYHHGRGKTGGDVVQCVSCTEKVNNFPPLPKFIPLKPCFYQDFEADIPPQHLSMTKRLYYLWMLNSVTLAVNLVGCLAWLIGGGGATNFGLAFLWLILFTPCSYVCWFRPIYKAFKTDSSFSFMAFFFTFMAQLVISIIQAVGIPGWGVCGWIATISFFGTNIGSAVVMLIPTVMFTVMAVFSFIALSMVHKFYRGSGGSFSKAQEEWTTGAWKNPHVQQAAQNAAMGAAQGAMNQPQTQYSATPNYTYSNEM